Part of the Bacillus sp. THAF10 genome is shown below.
CAGGACGGAAAGACCCCGTGGAGCTTTACTGTAGCCTGATATTGAATTTTGGTACAGCTTGTACAGGATAGGTAGGAGCCTTGGAAGCCGGAGCGCTAGCTTCGGTGGAGGCGTCGGTGGGATACTACCCTGGCTGTATTGAAATTCTAACCCGCAGCCCTTATCGGGCTGGGAGACAGTGTCAGGTGGGCAGTTTGACTGGGGCGGTCGCCTCCTAAAGAGTAACGGAGGCGCCCAAAGGTTCCCTCAGAATGGTTGGAAATCATTCGCAGAGTGTAAAGGCACAAGGGAGCTTGACTGCGAGACCTACAAGTCGAGCAGGGACGAAAGTCGGGCTTAGTGATCCGGTGGTTCCGCATGGAAGGGCCATCGCTCAACGGATAAAAGCTACCCCGGGGATAACAGGCTTATCTCCCCCAAGAGTCCACATCGACGGGGAGGTTTGGCACCTCGATGTCGGCTCATCGCATCCTGGGGCTGTAGTCGGTCCCAAGGGTTGGGCTGTTCGCCCATTAAAGCGGTACGCGAGCTGGGTTCAGAACGTCGTGAGACAGTTCGGTCCCTATCCGTCGTGGGCGCAGGAAATTTGAGAGGAGCTGTCCTTAGTACGAGAGGACCGGGATGGACGCACCGCTGGTGTACCAGTTGTCTTGCCAAAGGCATAGCTGGGTAGCTACGTGCGGACGGGATAAGTGCTGAAAGCATCTAAGCATGAAGCCCCCCTCAAGATGAGATTTCCTTTTACTTCGGTAAGTAAGATCCCTGAAAGATGATCAGGTAGATAGGTTCGAGGTGGAAGCGTGGCGACACGTGCAGCTGACGAATACTAATCGATCGAGGACTTAACCCAATTTGATTTACATGATGACACGATAGAATTCTTGATATGAACACATTATCTAGTTTTGAAGGAATAATATGCTAAAAATAGCTTGATTTTCTTCAAAAGTATATTATAATAATAATTGTCTGGTGGCGATAGCGAAGAGGTCACACCCGTTCCCATACCGAACACGGAAGTTAAGCTCTTCAGCGCCAATGGTAGTTGGGGGCTGTCCCCCTGTGAGAGTAGGACGTTGCCAGGCGGTCATTATTTATAGAAATGATTCATTTATTATTATCGCGGGGTGGAGCAGTCTGGTAGCTCGTCGGGCTCATAACCCGAAGGTCGCAGGTTCAAATCCTGTCCCCGCAACCAAAATGGTCCCGTGGTGTAGCGGTTAACATGCCTGCCTGTCACGCAGGAGATCGCCGGTTCGATCCCGGTCGGGACCGCCATTTTTTTAAAAAACGAAACTTGCTTTCGTTATTTTTTTTGTCTTTTTTTGGCTACACCCCCACAAACACCTCAATCCTAGTCCTTTCCTATGCCCGCAATTTCCACGATATCATCCATAATAATTCCCTTTTTTACATAGTGAATAAGCTTAGCTGCTTCTGTTTCTACTCTTTTTCTCCCATACGGATTAAGGTGCCAATTTTCTTTTCTTGTGGTTTTGTCATTGGCGGCTACTAAACTATAAGTTATCCAAGCTGGCATATATGTTTTTAACGTGAGCTGCATTCTTCTCAAATGATAGGGAGCTGTCACTACAATCAAGTTATTCATGTGGTGAAGCCCAATGGCGCGATCAAGGATAAGGAGGGAAGCGAGTACGTTTTCTTTTGTATGTAGGGATTGGGTTTCGGTAAGGATATCTTGATCCGTGACTCCTTCTTCCAGCGCTTTTACTTTCAGTGTTTCCGCCTCTGTTATTAAGTTTCCATCCCAGATAACACCACCTGAAAAAAGAATTTTCTTAGACCTTCCTTGACGATAGAGTTCTAGGGCTTTAGGGAGTCGGTAATCGACTGCTTTGCTGCTGCCAGGTACAAAAATACACTCTCCCGGTTGGTTATCATCATCAAGGCCATTATATAAAAGGTCTGTATACTGGTGATCATTCAATAATGCCGGTTTAAGTGAAGAAATTTTAGTTTTCATGTTTTAATCTAACCTCCTTCTCTTAACAAGATATGCTATAAATAACGATCTGTCAGTCTCTCATTTAATAGAAACAGGGTGAAACCTAGTTGATTTCACCCTGTTT
Proteins encoded:
- a CDS encoding YdcF family protein, which translates into the protein MKTKISSLKPALLNDHQYTDLLYNGLDDDNQPGECIFVPGSSKAVDYRLPKALELYRQGRSKKILFSGGVIWDGNLITEAETLKVKALEEGVTDQDILTETQSLHTKENVLASLLILDRAIGLHHMNNLIVVTAPYHLRRMQLTLKTYMPAWITYSLVAANDKTTRKENWHLNPYGRKRVETEAAKLIHYVKKGIIMDDIVEIAGIGKD